DNA sequence from the Pedobacter sp. W3I1 genome:
CTGCAAAAGCAATTCGGCTATTTCTGTATATAAATCTAAATCATCTCTCCCTGTTTCAAATAGTTCGGAAAGGATAACGGTTTTCTTTGCGTGCTGATTCTGCTGATTTAAAAAATCAAGGGCAATAGCCAATGAAGAAATATCTGCGCTGTAAGAATCGTCGATAATGGAACATTGATTGATACCATTTTTCAGTTCTAAACGCATGCTCACATGGCTCAGCTTTTCCAAACGGAAATCGGCCTGCTCTGGTGTATAATCCAAAGCCAATAAGGTTGCCCAGCAAATTATTCCATTTTCTATCGACGCTTTATCTTTAAACGGCAAAATGCATTCAATTTCCCTGTTCTGATAAATGGCCCTTAAATAGCAGTTTCCTTCAATAGGTTCAACCGCAATAACCTGAAGATCTGCTGTTTGTTTACTACTCCAGCTAAACCTTTTTTTACCAGGAAGTTCTTTTGCACTGATTTCGGTTACATATTCGGGCGAATAAATAAACAGTTCGGATGCTGAAAAGAGTTTCAGTTTCTCACTTAGTTTTTCCTTTTTAGAACTGAATCCTTCGGCATGTGCTTCGCCAATATTAGTTAAGATTCCAATTTCTGGACGGATAATTTCAGCTAAACGCTGCATCTCGTTAACTGCAGAAATACCAGCTTCGAAAATGCCCAGGGTATGATCGGCCTCAATCTGCCATACCGAAAGCGGCACTCCTATTTGTGAATTATAACTTTTCGGACTTTTAACAATATTAAAGTCGGTTGCCAAAAGTTGATATAACCATTCTTTAACAATTGTTTTCCCGTTGCTGCCCGTAATACCTATTGTTTTTAAACCGAACTGATTTCGATGATAAGTGCTTAACTTTTGTAGTGCTGCCAGGGCATCATCCACCAGTAAAAAATTGCAGTCGGGATATTCGTTAACGTATTTTGCTTCGGTAATTACAAAATTCCTGATCTCTTTTGTATAAGCATCTTTAATAAATTCATGTCCGTCGCGGTGCGAAGACAGGGCAAAAAACATAGAATTTTCCGGAACCAAAACCGAACGGCTATCGATCACCAAATTTTGAATAATAACCTGTCCATCAATTAATTTGGCATCAGCATTTAAAATTTCGGCTATTTTGGTTATCGTGTATATTGGATTTTGCATGCTATTATATTTCAGAAAATGCGGTAATCGCTATTATTTTTACGAATTTCAGTAATTAATTATGAAAAGCGGTAAACAAGAGACAGTATTATTAGATAAAAAACAAGCACTGGTAAAAGCTGAGCATTTTTGTGTTTACCAGGAGCGTTCGCAAAAGGAAGTACGATACAAACTGGTAGAATGGGGCATGCGCGGCGATGAACTGGAAGAAATTATTAGCGAGCTGATTTTGAATAATTTTTTAAATGAAGAAAGGTTTGCTAAAAGTTATGCATCGGGCAAATTTAACATCAAACATTGGGGGCGTGTTAAAATTAAACAGGGTTTAAAATTAAAGGGCGTGCCCGATAAAATTTTGCAAAAGGCAATTTACAGCATCGATGATGATGATTATATACAAACTATCGAAAAATTAGCTTTAAAAAAAGCGGAGCATTTAAACGAAAATGATCCGTTTAAAAGAAAAAATAAGCTGATGAGCTACCTTCAGGCAAAAGGTTTTGAAACTGATTTAATTTTACTTGTACTGAAAGCCAGCAATTTAAATTAAATATTAGATTTTTAACAAGAAATCTCTTGACAGAAATATAAATCTGCCTATATTTGCATCACCAAAACGAAACAACAACATCAGTTTTGTAAATGCGAAAGTAGCTCAGTTGGTAGAGCACGACCTTGCCAAGGTCGGGGTCGCGAGTTCGAATCTCGTCTTTCGCTCCAAAATGCCTTCCTACCAGAAGGCATTTATTTTAAAGTTAACCTACCGAAGGATTTCGGAACAGGCTAATGCTCGGGTGGTGGAACTGGTAGACACGCAGGACTTAAAATCCTGTGCTTTCAAAGGCGTGCGGGTTCGATTCCCGCCCCGAGTACGAATGGGAACTCTACCCATTTTTGAAGAGGGTTGCTCCAGAAAGAGCAACCCTTTCTCTTTGAATTTCAATACATTATGAGCAAATGCAGGATTAATAGATGGTGTTCGACATGCCCCATCTGAATAAGTGATATCATGTTTGAACACCTCCCGAATTAAAGAATGCTGATCTAGTATATCGGCCTTTTCAAAAATAGCTGGTATATTCACGAGTGCCGGTAATAACTTTAGCATTGAACTATTTCTTAACTGATCCCCTGCATTTAATTTCTTTATCTCGCTCAAAAGATAGGATTTCTCACCGGAGTATTTGGAAAACCATTTTTTGTAAGTTGTAGCTTCGATTTCATCGTTCATCATCTTTTCCTCCAATCTTTGAATCTTATTCTCCAGTTCTTTAAGCAAGGATTTATTTTCAGCAATTTTTTGAACATTTACCTGAAGGTTTGACTGTATCATTTTTTTGCTATTAGCTATGATATAGTCAACTTGGTCTTTATTAAAACTTAAAAGCTTTAGTATTTGATCCCACTCTTCATGTAATTTAACAGCAGAAATATTTATACCATGATGCTTTGTACAACGGTAGTACAGATAATATTTTTTCTTACCCTTGCTCCATCCGGATGTCATACTTAATCCGCATGGACATTTTAAAACTCCCCTCAATGGACTATCCTCATGCGGTTGGGTTTTTGTTGGTCTTTTGTTCTCCAACATTCGCTGCACCAGCCAAAAATTTTCTTCGAGAATTATCCCAACATGTTTGCCTTTAATATATCGCTCTGCGGAATCCTTTCCAGCAGGAACTTTTATAAGTCCAGCATAAACACAATTACTTAAAACTCGCACAATTGCGCTATTCCCCTTTGCCGGAAAACCCATTGCCTTCACCTCCTTATGTATGATGTAAGGCATTTTACCCTCTATAAAATCAAAGAAAATTTTTCGGATAATAATTGCCTTTTCATCATCTATTTCAATCGTTGACTTCCCACCCTCTTCTCTAGTATTTATATAAGCATAAGGTGCTTTGTTGATGAACCTTCCACTTTCGATGGCGTGTCTCACCCCCATTTTGACGCGTTTCCTAATACTAAAAAGTTCCTGATTTGCCATTAAATACTTAAAGGCTCTCTGGATAAATACACTTGGATCTTGAGTATCTATATCCAATGCCTCATTGGTAGCTAAAACTTTGATTCCAAATTTCTTCTCTAAACTTTCGATCTTTGCAAGCGCCTCAGAAAGATTTCGACTGAAACGGTCATGATCCATTACGACTAAATATTGAATTGCTCCTTTATGGAGCTTAATGAATGTTTCCAAAGCAATATAGTCTGGTCTGTCAAACGTATAGCTACTTTTTCCATTGTCACTAAAAACCTCTAGAAGTTCAACTCCATTTTTAGTGCAATAGTCTTCTATGCTTTTTTCCTGATAGCCCAGAGAATACTGGGACTGATCCTTTTTACTCAGACGGATATATCCAATTGCGTTCATTTGACCTCCTTAATAAGAATTTTAACTATAATTTTTACTATTAAATTTAGCATTTTTTCCTCATTACCAACAATTTTAGGATCGATAAAGTTATTTTTTTCTTCTACTTCCTTATTATTCGTTTCACAATCATTCATTTCCAAATCGAGACCATCTCCTCCATGGTTTAAAACAATAAAACAAATCAAAATATCACACGCTCAGTTTCTCGATAAACAACCTCAAATTGACTATTAAAAATATCTTCTTAAAGACATACCTAAACAAGAACACCAGGCAGGAGCTATGGCTCCTGCCTGGTGTTCTCAATAAAGGGATTGATTATCTGCGTATTCCTTTTCCACCCTCTATAACTGGCCCCTGTCCGCCTCCAACTTCCCGTTCATTATTCGTTTCGTCTGCTACCAAAGATTCACGGCGATCTACAGCCCTACGGTAAACCTTACTGAGATCTCTGTCGTAGAAGTCGAGTGTTTTATATTGTGGATTTGCTGTCACAAAACCGTTTGCCTCTTTCCCACTTTTAACGAAAGATACTGCATGAAGATTACCCTGTTCAAGACTTCTTATAAACTGATTCCTTGATCCAGCAGTTTCAATGCCAAGAATTTCAAACTTGTCGATCACATTACTAAGGTTAAAACCATGTTTATCACCATAATATTTAACATTAAAACCTTTGTCTGGATCCCATTCTCTGAGGCCTAACTTTAGCCATACCCTTTCTCTTTCGTTATTTTTGAATACAACAAGCTTATTGACCGCACGACCAGAAAGAAGATTAAAACTCTCTTTCCCTGTTATCCCTATACCATTTTTTACAGGAAAGACATGACTGATCAAACTAACCACATTGTCTGGCATAAGTGTAGCGCGATACCTATCCAACAGGTATCTCTGCTCTTCCTTATTTTTCAGAAAGTATAGTTCGTAATGGACCGCATCTGCTAATTCCGGCCTGTTGTCTCCATATTCTGCCGGAATATTCATACTTAATTTCAATTTGAATTTAGGAAGCCCATGTTCTATGCACTCCCTTAACGTTGTATTTAAGACGGTGCCAAATCCTAAATATTTCAGACAATCATAAAGGGGCCTCAAGCTGTCTTCTATCATAACCCAGATATTTTTAAAAATTAATTATTTTACAAATGAAACGGAGGGGGAATTAGCCCCCTATTCCGTTTTCAATGGCAGGTCTTCAAATTATCTACCCCTTCCCTTTTTTGCTTCCACCGAAGCCTCCTCCACCACAGCTTCTTTTATTTCATTTGATTGCGTCGCTTTCGCAAATGCTTCTCTTAAATCTACCGCTTTACTATAAACCTGGCTCATATCGAGCATATAAAAATCCAGGGTTTTGAATTGAGGATTTGCGGTAACAAAACCAGTTGTTTCCTTTCCATTCTTCATGAAGGATACTTCATGAAGATTTCCACGTTCAAGGCTCTTCAGTAACTGATCCCTAAAACCAGCCTTCTCCATATTCAGTATATTATATTTATCTACTGTTTCTTTAAGGCTAAAGCCATAATTTTCTCCATAAGAATTCACTGCGTAACCTTTCTCTGGGGTATGTTCAGTGAAATCGAGCTTTAGCCAAAGATTTGCTTTTTCGCCACTCTTCAAAACAACATCCTTGTTTACAGCACGTCCAGAAAGCAAATTATAACTTTCTTTAGCTGTCACTCCTTTTCCTTTGTTGATATAAAAAGTCTGTGAGATAAGATCAGGTGTATTAGCCTTCTTCAATGTCGCCTGATAACTGTTAAAAAAATACATGTCACTTTCCTTACTTTTTGAAAAACTAAGTAAGTATGAAATCTTATCACCAAATCCCTGCTCATATCTTTTAGCCGGATCTGACATCTCCATAGCGGGGGACTGAAGGTTAAAGCCTTGCGGCCCATGTGTAATTGATTCCTTCAGACTTGCATTTAGAGAATCTCCAAAACCTAAGTACTTTAAGGTATTCTGTAAGTATTCTAAATTATTCTCATTCATAATTAAAAAAATTAAAGGTTTAAAATTCAGTTGATTAACATTTTATGTAAAGGTTATCTGGACAGCCCAGATCTGCCATATCCGCGCGAGTACTCATTATTGTTTGTGAGCGGAGCGTTTCTTTCCTCAGTACTTTTGTTTGCCGACTTTTGGACCGCCGCTGCCTGAAGCGCTTTCTGATAATTTTCATTCCGCTCAT
Encoded proteins:
- a CDS encoding regulatory protein RecX produces the protein MKSGKQETVLLDKKQALVKAEHFCVYQERSQKEVRYKLVEWGMRGDELEEIISELILNNFLNEERFAKSYASGKFNIKHWGRVKIKQGLKLKGVPDKILQKAIYSIDDDDYIQTIEKLALKKAEHLNENDPFKRKNKLMSYLQAKGFETDLILLVLKASNLN